AGCTGAAGAGAGCATAACAGTGGACCCAGGACCGTTGTTGAGGGTTTTTGTAGGATCTTACCTTGTGAAATGTCATAGAAGTAGTTAAAATGCTGTCCTATAGGAAAAGAAGGGTATTTACAAGGCATTAAAAGCAGGGTTTGTAATAATTGTACAAGTATTTCCTAACATGGGATTTTTCCAGCTGAAGAAATGTATTCAAATTGAAGCTTGTAGTTTTTGTAGCATTTCATGCAGtgaaaaatgaatttattgtaAGGCTTGTTGCACAACTTTACTGGAGGGATTAGTCTGCATCTGCAACTAAACTCAATACAATACCAGCTGTTGGGGTTGCCACTGTCACTGCAATTAAAGCTGAATTAGACTTATCTTGGAGCTTGGAGCAGGAAACAACATCACCTGAGCTGAGAGCATTCTAGCTGCAAGTCAGGATTTGCTATTTGTTTTGGTTCAAACTACTATTAGCAGCATGAGCCAATAACAGTATATTTCTCTCAACACTAAAGGAATTTTGgcccaaataaatgctgtaatCTCTATTTATGTCACTGGTTTAATGAGGTACAAAATTTCAAAACCGCTATTACTGGCAACTTTCATTACATTCTGTATGCACTCAGCCATATTGGATATGAAACTCTGCCAGCTCTGATTTTCCCAGTAGGAACTTTTGTTTTCTGGGAGCCCAAAAAAATCCCATTTCTGGTCACCTCTCCTCCTCTAAAGCATAGGttaccattttaaaatcttCTTTTGAGAGAGGGGCGTTTAATTTGGGCCAGTTGCCTCAGCTGAAAGGTGCGTGATTTCACCACTGCTGTGACTTGACTGTCCAACTTAAAACCACgttccatttttaaaacccagattAGTTACAGTGGGCTTTCATACTGTTCTAGAGGGCCCATGTCCACAGGTAAAGAGCCACCAGAGACACCCAATTAAGTGACATAACCCGtcttattttcattaaaataaaatataaaaattaggAGCCATCCAAGCTTTTAAGACCAGTCGTGTCCAAAGTGCGGTCCAAACGGTCCCGACTGCAATCCAAGAATAATCCTAACGTGGCAGCACAGCAGGTTGATGCAGATGTCGACTTCTGCTATTTAATTGGGGCAACATTAGGGCTGGGTATTGTTAAGAACCTGacaatttaatttgattttgattCTTTGGGACACAATTCGATTCAATTCGATATTGATTTAGTAATAACTAGAAGTAGACAAATAATTCACTGCAGTACCCGCTCataattttcagatttatttatttattcctattCATATGAACACCCATCGTATACTTTACGATGGGTGTTCTTTAACATTGTATACGTTaacattttttaagtaaatGGATCACGTTAATAAAGAATAGCTTTATCATTTAATGGttatacatttaatttcaaatccTTTGTGGGGGTTGTTATGGAAGCAGAATAATAAAAATGGGCAGAGGATTTACTCATGCTCATCAGATAAAAAAGGCAGAGCGCTGAAGCTTGGGTCTAGAGCTGAAGCTATCGAGAGTTTGTCCTTCAGGCTTATGaccttcaaataaaaataaaataacattacaaTAAATCTTATTTATGATCATTTTTTATAGAACAGATAAGAGTgcatagtaaaaagaaaagctaaaacaatgtgaataaaacaggcCTTACAATGTCAGGATGATGtggaacattaaatatcttttcTGGAGATCCTGTTCATCTCCTTCACCATCACAGAGTCATCTGGGGCTGGTCGCATCTCCTGCAGAAGTCTTGTCCTCAGTGGTTCAATGAGAGACAGAGTTGGGGTGCCTTCCTGAGACATCATAAAGGTGGCTTTCGTTAGTGGCTTCAGAGCCTGTGCAgcatcttctgctgctgttacgTCTACCTCCGTCAGTTCACAGATCTTTTCCCTGCCTCCAAACGTCAGGGGCAGGTAGTGCAGCTAGTTGCTGCTCTAAAAATCTCTCCAGCGTGCTAAACGCACTGTTCCAATGTGTTGCTACATCAATTATTAGTTTATGCCGTGGGAGTTCCGGGAACTTTTGTTTCTACTTGAGTGCCTGACTGGCCAGGTTGCTACGGTGAAAAAACGTGTAAATGCGCCTCACTCTGCCGAGAAGTCATGCAGCAGCTAGGATTTTAAGAGCAGCTTGCAGAGCCAAATGGTTTTACGATGCTGTTTCCTACTTCGGTCGtcatgctgtttttgtttagtCCAGTGCGGCTTCTGTCTGTTTAGGCACAAATCACTGGCAAGGGGAGctgattcttcttcttctgtatattggcggttggcaaacgaCTCTTTGGTGCATTATCGCCACCAGCTGGTGAAGAGGGCCAAGTGTAATTAGTCAATTCATAGGATTTTCTGAATCGTTACAACAAAAGTATTCTTTTAATAACCATGCTAAACAGgaccacatgcacacacatatatatatatatatatatacacacatacacacacacacacacacagcgcaGCTTTTACTCAAAAGCAGACCTTGGTGCACATCAAATCATTACTCTGTTAAACTTGACTAAATACTGTAATTGTGATTTAAAACCTGTTCTTATTGTTGAGAAAACCCTTTAGGTTTTGCATCTACACATGAAGCAGATTAGTTTCCTGAACTTGTTGTTAGGCAGCTGTCCACCCAAGGATTCTGGATGGTTCTGTTTTCACATTAATCCTGTCCTGAACACGTCTGGTGGTTGTTGTGAAAACTCCACTGCAGCGTTGCCTTAAAAAAGCCCAAATGGTCAAATTAGTTCAGCCTGTTTTTTTGCCCAAgttagtattattattttttttttactttaaagtttGAAACTCATGGCTTGGTGTGTTTTCTCAGGAGGAGTGAATCCAGACATCCCTCGTTCTTTTCCAGTTTGAACAGCGTTCTGTTTTCTCCTCCACAGCCTGTGCTGTACCTGTGGTGTCCCCGTTCCTCCAAACCCCGCCAACATGTGTGTGGCCTGCCTGCGCACTGAGGTCGACATCTCAGAGGGAATCCCAAAGCAAGTCACGGTGCACTTCTGCAAGCAGTGTGAACGGTTCGTTTGGCACATTTGTTCCATACCTCAAAGCAGCTATCATTGTTTTTCTGACGATTTAGAAACGTCCTGTTAGAAATACTGCTTGTTTTCGTTAATGCAGGTACCTGCAGCCTCCTGCCACCTGGATGCACTGTGCTCTGGAGTCCAGGGAGCTTCTGGCCCTTTGCCTAAAAAAACTTAAGAGCTCAATGACCAAAGTAAGGTGGAATTTATATTGCAATTtaagaaaaatcatatttccCTACAACCAAAAAGATGTAAAGAGCATAAAAATCACTGCGTCAGTTTGAAGCATGTGgtgttaatttatttaagatTTAAGTAACTTCTATACAATACTGCTTTTAGCAGGAGACTGGCTTTATGCTTTCAAAAGAGTTGAATCTAGCACTTATAATCTGACACATTTACTCTTTTTGTGTGATGGATCAAAACAaggtggtgcataattgtgaagaggaaggaacaTGATCAAATAGTTTCCACAGTGTGGTTTATTGGTTTTATAATAGTAATAAGCTGAATGTTTGCATTGTGAACCTTTCAATGTAACATATTTtagtttgttgttttgcttGAAATGAGACTAGGGATTCATTTATTGTGAAGGTagtcttaaaaatgttttcagggcACCACCACATTAGATtctggatttatttttcatattttattactaTTTAGTATTTAAGGCATCTTATTTGTTGCATTTACACCATTAATGTTGTGTATTGTACCATGCTCTTGCTATTGTAAATAGCTGCTACTAATATTATTGAAGCCATGGATGCTGATATGTCGTGAAATCTAAACTACCACAACTGCTcaaaagtttgtacaaataaaaacaaaatctgcatttgtattcagcctcccaGAGTGAATACTTTGTAGACAGATCCAAGTATTAAAACTGCACCCTTTAAGCATGTGGATTTGTATTTTGTCCACTTTACTCTGGTgcctataaataaaatgtaggcACATGGCTTTCAGAAGTTAACtaatttgtttgtaatttttaaatgaaatgtggaaaagtacCAGAGGTGTTTTTGACTTGGATTGCCTGTACTGCTGGATTTGTTGGGCCAATGTTAATTTTGGTGTCGGTACTTTTCCAGGTTCGTCTTATTGATGCTGGCTTCCTGTGGACAGAGCCCCACTCCAAGAGGATTAAGATGAAACTGACCATCCAGAAAGAGGTAAGAGGTCCGAAGAATTGTGACATTTTAAGAGATGAAATCTGATTTGGGATTGAGGTTCTCATTTTTTTATAGTTCCAACATTATACCTGTTTCTTTTAGAGAGTAATTAGCAGTAAAGCGTAAGTGgatcatttatttatgttagtgTTGGAAAACCATGGCTTTTAATTAGAAGTATACATTAAATAAGTATGCACACATCTACTTGATACATTAGTTAGCGATTATATGGCAGATCAACAGATCTGTCTGAGTGAAACGGGTTTTACAAGTAGTTGTTATCTCATCCTCTTGACCTTTTAGTGAGAACCTGAGCTGCTGGACCTCTCAGTGCCAGCTCTTCTGTTTCTGATGGAGGGCCTTTTTGTTTGCTCCATTTATACCAAATCCTAAAATAATCAATAGATTCATTTTCAAACGGCTTGGTTAACAAGTGGTTTTCAGCAACATAAATGTTGCCAATGTGTGTTGCTTATGTGTGTGGGTTAAACGGCGAGACTTATTTCTGGTTTTTGTTGCTCCAGGTGATGAATGGGGCTATCCTGCAGCAGGTGTTTGTGGTCGAGTTTGTCGTCCAGTACCAGATGTGCGACGACTGCCATCGTGTGGAGGCCAAGGACTTCTGGAAGGCAGTGGTTCAAGTGAGGCAGAAGGTTTGTGTCTGCTAAtctgtaaataatattttatctccaGCTTACATGCATTTTTACGGTTAAAGCCTAATGTGGCACAATAGTCTGATTttagaaaacagatttttttgaaaGCATACTCTACACTAGCATAAATATCTAAATGTGatcatttatttaacatttaaactttCACTGTTTTAATTAAGTCATTAGTATTGATGGACCAGTTTTTGGTTATAGGCAGGCGCGAGAAACAGGATAGCTTAGCAGCATTTAAcgtattttaagattttaaacaaACTCCCTGCTCCTAAAACTAAGTTTTTCCAGTTGGTGAACACAGATGGCTACTTGAGATTAGGATTTAAGTTTCTTTTGGTGTGTAGCATGCCTGGACATCGGTTTGTTCCTGTCTACTTGGGTGCAAGATTGGGGAACTTGGAAGGCGTTTTTAAACTGTGGTCGGCGCCGTAGAAAGATAAATCCCAGTGAGCGGCAACACCTTCTGAGCAGGAGGAGTGGGCCACTCAACTTTCAACTTTTCAGCTGCACGCAGGCAAAGGGAAAGGAACGAAGTGTCCTGACCTAGCAGAGAGGAGGCAGCAGCAGCCGTACACTGACCTGCTGAAAAGTCATCATCCTCAGAAAGACCGTGACCTTCGAAGTTGATGTCCAGCACATCAACATCATCACCTTGAGGTTCTAGGTCAGGGGTACCCAattaaaatagcaggaggtccacttCCTCCCTCACCCAAACATCACAAaccacagcttccatgcactctctgatcatttcccagtcagtgaaaggcttttAGTGTTTTCCCTAAAATCCACCGTACTCACAGTGAACACTTGTATGCTCGCTGTTGTGCTGTAAGAGACCGTATGCCTGTCAATTCATCTTTGTGTGATTTTCATCATCCACTTTACGTATTTCTGATGAAGCCATCTTTTactcatctgtgcaccaccaagtcattgtactgtCAGCAAGCGTCAGCTCCCAAGCTCGTAACTTAGCAACCTGCGTTGAAGGACCCgcatagcttcttctttgtcGTTTTCTGGAGGGTGGCGTACAACAGtgtggtgcattactgccaccagctggcttggagtgCAGACCAGAATATCGCTGACCTACATAGCTGTCCGTCGCGcctgttcaaaagtcagacGCGGCAGCTTGAAGCATGCGGAATTGGTCCAAAAGACCATCCTTATTGGGCTCGAACAAAACCAGGTTCCTCCACTCGGGGAGCAAGGGGTCTTTCAGTGACACAGTAGCCCCTCCCGGTACTTTCTGCACAAACGTGACCCGCCGTTCAAGTGCCaaagccagtggaaaaacacacatgCGCCTGTCAACGCTCTTCTGGTGTGAGCAGTTCCAAGGAAGACAGACCATGCTTTGTGCCATTGTTTATTAGCTTCTTTACCGCATCCAAGAGTGCAACGCAAACCCGGCTGCTGGAAGACGTTTGCCCCAAGCTTGCAGCGAACACCCGGTAGCTGCTTCACACCAAGGTCAGATCAAATTCATGGCAAAAACTAGCACTAACTGTTTAAACCCCTttttagatatatatatatatatatatatgtctacACAAACAAATCGCATAGgggaaaacaaaccaaacctcAATAGTGTCATTGATCTAAATTTAGTTGGTTCTGATCTCCATAAAATTAGAACACAGCAGTTTCTGAAGCCAACATCTTGTGTTTTCTCTTGATTTGTGGACAAGAAATATTAAAAGCCACCTAGATGTCAGATGCCtgaatatgttaaaaaaaaaaagggattaATTAGCTTATTAAGTAGTAACCTGAGTGGCAGCCTGGTGTTCACAGACaaaaagaaactgttaaaaGAGCTATTTTTGCTTGATGTATAATCTGTGAGGTTTACAAGCTATAAATGATTTTCAGGTCCATTGTCTGATTGCTTTCATACGgatttgtcttttctttcagACTGTTCATAAAAAGACGTTCTACTATTTAGAGCAGCTGATCCTGAAGCATAAACTCCATCAAAATGCCTTAAACATTAAAGAAATCCATGGTGAGTTTTTCCTCATAATGTTTAAGATTGTCTTTAAGGAATGTTTTCATCAAGATCTTGGACTGAAAAAGTAGGAAACTTGCCTGTGGGCTAGAGCGCCGCGTAATGATACATCATGTGTTAATTACCTCTTCCTGTACCAGATTGTAAGCCATGCATGTGTATCGCTGGCGCCAATCGCTTCATACAGCTGGTCTCAGGAGGGCCTCATGGTGGCCCTCGTGCATCTAATCAGTGCGCTGTAATCAGAGCAGGCATTTCAAACCAGATTCTTACTCCTTACCCCCTTTTTTTAGATATGCCAAGAGCTACTTCACACACGCACACGCTGCGACAGCTCAGCAGCAGCTTTCTGCACTCTTGGACAGGATGCTGAAGTGGAATTTGGCTCAAAAGTGTAATTTAAATCATCTTTGTATCACAGCAGGACTTGAAAGCTTTATGGAGGTTAAAACATCTGGCTGCCATATTTTCCTCGCTCATCAGCTtttgtgtgcgtgcgtgcgtgtgtgtgtgtgtgtgtttgcatgcatACATGTCCTGCAGCAGTGATGACCTTTGAAGCACCTGTGATTAATTCGCTGGTGCAGTGTGTCTGATGGTGTTGGTGTTCTCTCGTAGACGGCATTGATTTCTACTACGGCTCCAAGCAGCATGCTCAGAAGATGGTGGACTTCTTGCAGTGCACCGTGCCCTGCAGGTGAGCGCTGCTTCAGTCTGTGCTCAGAAGGACGTTCAAAGTTATGATAGTACAGCCAGTAATAATTCTGCAAACTTGTTTATAAGATGACGCCAAATAAAGTACAAAGGgtatcaaaaaaaaaatgtaaaattggttaaaaagtaatATCTGGCATTATTGcttgtttactttttttattctatACGTCGACAACGTCTTTATGCAAGTATGCTAGTTTAGTGTTTTATGTATATGTAAAATTCATCTCTGTAGAACATAAAGTAAATAGTTTCCCTAATCTTTCTTTAAGGTGCAAAACATCTCAGCGCCTCATCTCTCATGACATCCATTCAAACACATACAACTATAAAAGCACCTTCTCTGCAGAAATTGTTCCTGTCTGCAAGGTATGcaacagttttatttctttaatgcttgctgtttcattttcatttggatttatGTATGAATGAATAAACTGTCGTCGCATCTCTGTTTGTTTAGGAGGGCCACCAATTAgagttgtgtgttttatttccaaTTTCTGGGACTAAATTTGAGCCACAAAACAAGTTCTCTTAAAGAATTGAAGCTTACAGCcttaaaaggatttttttctaGGCTTTCCTTCATGCAAGGACATAAATAATGTATATTAGGAGAAGAGGCAATGTCACATCCAGTCTGAAACAGCCAACTCAACTAATTCAGTCTTCATTACAAACAAGTAAAACCCTGAGTTTTTAGCAATGGTCAATGTGTTGAGTTTAGATACAAAAGCAGCGTTGCATTTTTATACCATCCTTTCGTGTTTTACGTGcacttttattgtgaaaagaCCCGGTGTGTTACTGAGAGTTATGGCAGGGTTAAAAGGAAAGTGGTGGGAATGAAATAAAGTTTTGCGGCTAATATGAAATGTCTTATTAAGAAATGGACGTATTGGCTAGCATTAGCAGCTGTTAACCTCTGTGTACATTTCCTAGAGAATGCCGACTCTATtaactgagatttccaaaaggctggcaacattttcaaatccagcaTTTTCCATTGCAGGTAGAGGTCAAAAAGGAGCAGCTTTGCTTTGTTACCTTTGTACTGAAGTCGGTTCTGGCTCAATTTGCTTCTTCACCAGCTCAAACACGGGTCACCTCGGCATATAAAAATAGTCACCCTACAGCAGAAGGCTACGTTTGGTACCTGGAAAATATCGTCTACTTGATAAAAGAGTTGCGCTCTCTGTTCCGGCAGCCACCGTAGCTCTATAGAAAATACAACTTCCTTTTTAAATGGCTACTTCCAGCCTTTGTGTTTCTTAATAGCAAACTTTGAGTGTTCTTCCTGCAGCGATGAGGAGGTTTCTTGTCAGTGCAGCCAACTATTATATTAGTGTTGTACTTTCCACCAATTAGACCAAAAAACAGACTTAGATTTTTTGACTGGCTGAAATTCAGTTGACTCTAGTCATCAGGTATTTTCTCAGTACATCTCTAATTAGTTTGTGAGaaattattgttaaaatattctcATATGTTGCTAGAAACACAAACCTGGTCAGGATTCTTTATTAAAACAGGAATTTAAAGCATGACTAGATTTATAAACTAAAGCAGGAATGGACATTTTCAGTTGAcatatttcatatatatatttttttaattaagccTCATGGACTCATTTTGACCCCAGCTTGTCTGCTCTTGTGTTGTTGCCAGGACAACGTGGTATGCCTCCCACCACGGCTGGCGCAGAGCCTGGGGAACATGGGTCAGATCTGTGTCTGCGTCCGTGTCACCAGCACCATCCATCTCATCGATCCCCGCACCCTGCAGAGTGGGTATTTCTTCTCTTAACTGCCATGATTGATTTAAATCAACTTAAACTTTGAGCTGAAAGATGATGAACCTGATGAACAAGGTGACCATCAATAATTATGTACatgcataaaataataatatacactTGAAACCTTATATTTCCatacaatgaaaaaaagaacCGATCATTTTATCCCCACACTGTCTGCCTTTTAAATCACGGTAaacttgttctgtttttggtcagtcaggattaaaaatatttctttgtgctaAATGCTGGAATAATAAGCAAGATTATTTTACATACACTAAGCTTATGCTGGGTTAATTCACAACAGTTTGTGCTTAAAAGTTCTCTAAACTCAGTAAAATGACCCTGAAGTGGCAGCCAGCTTCTTAGTATCTGATTTAGCACAACACCGGATCATTCTTTATGAAAAGATCGAAGATGCTGCCATCTCACAATGGACGTCATTTATCAAATGTTCAAATGGCAGAGAGAAAAAATGAGTGTGCAGTCATTTTCCAGACGAATTTCAAGATAAACCAGTTTGGATCTGTGCTTGGATGTAGAATCTGGGCTGCATGTGGGATTAATTTCTGATTCTGAGCAGTTGGACAGAACCTTAAATGCGTTAAGATCAGGACAACCTGTAATCATATAAAGGGGTTTAAACAGTTAGTGCTGTTTATATGTTGTAATAGGAGAGATTATTTTATGCGGTGATCAGTTGCTTAAAATTATGAACAGCATTTACAGAAGGAAACTTAAAGCTGCGGGTTGGTTATGGGACGCCGTGGAtctgattaatcgattattaaaataatcgaGAATACAGGCTCTAAAACGTgctatttgctgaaagaacaacccactcattAGTAAGtaggccaaaactgtacaaaaaatatataccttTTGTCTTTAAGATGAAAAATCTTCATCTGTAAGTATGCTCTGTCCAGAACTACTCAAGTaccacagttttattttaacctggttcaaattctgtaaaaaaatcttAAGCACCTTCAGctatctgtttattattattattagattattCGGAAAAATAgtcaatagattaaaaaatttgcaaaataatCATTGGTTTGCAGCCCTAGTGTGGGTCATTTTAACCTGTGCAGTTCTGCACAATATTGCTCTGCATAGATGGGTTTATTTAGGTGCTCTGCATTGTGATGAGCTGATGTAGCTCTGAAGGCTGTTGAACAGAAACAGGACCTCGTCCAGAACTGTTAAATACTTTTACTTGGCAAGTATTCTAGTAGAATAACACTGTGCGACCCGCATACCAGGTTTTTGCGTATTT
This genomic window from Girardinichthys multiradiatus isolate DD_20200921_A chromosome 18, DD_fGirMul_XY1, whole genome shotgun sequence contains:
- the nmd3 gene encoding 60S ribosomal export protein NMD3, with the protein product MEYIQAPAASSQGNILCCTCGVPVPPNPANMCVACLRTEVDISEGIPKQVTVHFCKQCERYLQPPATWMHCALESRELLALCLKKLKSSMTKVRLIDAGFLWTEPHSKRIKMKLTIQKEVMNGAILQQVFVVEFVVQYQMCDDCHRVEAKDFWKAVVQVRQKTVHKKTFYYLEQLILKHKLHQNALNIKEIHDGIDFYYGSKQHAQKMVDFLQCTVPCRCKTSQRLISHDIHSNTYNYKSTFSAEIVPVCKDNVVCLPPRLAQSLGNMGQICVCVRVTSTIHLIDPRTLQIAEVDGNTYWRSPFNSLCSPRQLEEFIVMDIDAIRDQKLGAGAGMRSNKHTLAEVWVQKTSEMDTSQQYHCRTFLGHLLNIGDLVMGYDFANSNINDEYLNKMNPHHLPDVVLIKKSYDRSRRARRRNWKLQEMARDREGMDTDDERQYQDFLEDLEEDEALRKNVNIYRDASKIPVESDTDDDGAPRISLMEMLEELSLTDATGGEGTDMMTE